In a genomic window of [Empedobacter] haloabium:
- the glnE gene encoding bifunctional [glutamate--ammonia ligase]-adenylyl-L-tyrosine phosphorylase/[glutamate--ammonia-ligase] adenylyltransferase — protein MPVPTATAQDSRFYQRWLAAEPGRQERIDALVQSSLAQADLEALLERERSTGKVGGDGAPLPLARGMRRLRNLLIAGLIRRDLEGRADLDEVVTAVTRLADFAIVRHLAELDAEMRAAHGVPTGHESGHEQQLIVLAMGKQGGFELNVSSDIDLIFVYPEDGDTVPTAAAQRVLSNHEYFIRLGKKLIAAIAEITEDGFTFRVDMALRPNGGSGPLAASLGMVEQYLMVQGREWERYAWVKARAVTGRPDDIAALDAIVRPFCFRRYLDFGVIDAIRNMHAQIRAEVNRQERLHPERSHNVKLGRGGIREIEFLAQVFQLIRGGRDPSLRDRSTRATLRQLPDKGLMAPDLVERLLDSYAFLRNLEHRLQYLEDAQTHTLPPNEADRATIARMMGLPDSDTLLARLDTHRRFVAEQFDAMFADKGGGDDADDTDCADPDNLEAIEARFTALGYDDPQAAARRLAATWQAPRLQSMPEASRQRLVTLINAALPLIARTAEQNGVGSQLGTLGRLLDFLEAVARRSAYLSLLTEYPHTLERVIAMMHASAWAATFLTQHPILLDELLDERIRNAMFDPVALAQDLDAQLAVAADDTERQLDILREVHHAQLFHLLAQDLAGDLTVEKLADHLSALADVIVAAVVRTAWSTVAKRHREIPRFAVIAYGKLGGKELGYVSDLDVIFLFDDDDQDAPGLYAKLAQRFITWMTSHTSAGILFDIDTALRPDGASGMLVSSVQAFERYQHNSAWVWEHQALTRARFCAGDAAIGAQFERIRCEVLRAPRVRGDELKREVLAMRGKMHDAYPSRAETFDLKQDEGGMIDIEFIVQYLVLEYAGRYPQLTGNVGNIALLRISGELGLIDAELAGKVGDAYRAMRKLQHQLRLQGEPSRVEPRRVAQHASSVVTLWRAIFGAA, from the coding sequence ATGCCCGTGCCGACCGCCACCGCCCAGGATTCCCGCTTTTATCAACGCTGGCTGGCCGCGGAGCCCGGCCGACAGGAGCGCATCGATGCCCTGGTGCAATCGTCGCTGGCACAAGCCGACCTGGAGGCACTGCTGGAACGCGAACGCAGTACAGGCAAGGTCGGTGGCGACGGCGCCCCGCTGCCGCTGGCGCGCGGCATGCGCCGGCTGCGCAACCTGCTGATTGCCGGCCTGATCCGGCGCGACCTGGAAGGCCGGGCCGACCTGGACGAGGTGGTCACGGCCGTCACCCGGCTGGCCGATTTCGCCATCGTCCGCCACCTGGCCGAGCTCGACGCGGAAATGCGCGCGGCGCACGGCGTGCCGACCGGTCACGAGTCCGGCCATGAGCAGCAGCTGATCGTGCTGGCGATGGGCAAGCAAGGCGGTTTCGAGCTGAACGTGTCGTCCGACATCGACCTGATCTTCGTCTATCCCGAGGACGGCGACACGGTGCCGACGGCGGCGGCCCAGCGGGTGCTATCGAACCACGAGTACTTCATCCGCCTGGGCAAGAAACTGATCGCCGCCATCGCGGAGATCACGGAAGATGGCTTCACGTTCCGCGTCGATATGGCGCTGCGGCCGAACGGCGGCTCCGGGCCGCTGGCCGCCAGCCTCGGCATGGTCGAGCAGTACCTGATGGTGCAGGGCCGCGAGTGGGAACGCTATGCCTGGGTCAAGGCGCGTGCCGTGACGGGCCGTCCGGACGACATCGCCGCACTGGACGCCATCGTGCGGCCGTTCTGCTTCCGCCGCTACCTGGACTTCGGCGTGATCGACGCCATCCGCAACATGCATGCGCAGATCCGCGCCGAGGTCAACCGGCAGGAGCGGCTGCACCCGGAGCGCAGCCACAACGTCAAGCTGGGCCGCGGCGGCATCCGCGAGATCGAATTCCTGGCCCAGGTGTTCCAGCTGATCCGCGGCGGGCGCGACCCCAGCCTGCGCGACCGCTCCACCCGCGCCACCTTGCGCCAGCTGCCGGACAAGGGCCTGATGGCGCCCGACCTGGTCGAGCGCCTGCTCGATTCCTATGCCTTCCTGCGCAACCTGGAGCACCGCCTGCAATACCTGGAGGACGCCCAGACCCACACGCTGCCTCCCAACGAGGCCGACCGCGCCACCATCGCGCGCATGATGGGCCTGCCCGACAGCGATACGCTGCTGGCCCGGCTCGACACGCACCGCCGCTTCGTGGCCGAGCAGTTCGACGCGATGTTCGCCGACAAGGGCGGCGGCGACGACGCGGACGATACCGATTGCGCCGACCCGGACAACCTGGAAGCCATCGAGGCCCGCTTTACCGCGCTGGGCTACGACGACCCGCAGGCCGCGGCGCGCCGCCTCGCCGCGACCTGGCAGGCGCCGCGCCTGCAGTCGATGCCGGAAGCGAGCCGGCAGCGTCTCGTCACGCTGATCAACGCGGCGCTGCCGCTGATCGCCCGCACTGCCGAACAGAACGGTGTCGGCAGCCAGCTGGGCACGCTGGGCCGGCTGCTGGACTTCCTGGAGGCGGTGGCGCGCCGCTCGGCCTACCTGTCGCTGCTGACCGAATACCCGCACACGCTGGAACGCGTGATCGCCATGATGCATGCCAGCGCATGGGCCGCCACGTTCCTGACGCAGCACCCGATCCTGCTGGACGAGCTGCTGGACGAGCGCATCCGCAACGCCATGTTCGACCCGGTCGCGCTGGCGCAGGACCTCGACGCCCAATTGGCCGTGGCGGCGGACGATACCGAGCGCCAGCTGGACATCCTGCGCGAGGTGCACCACGCCCAGCTGTTCCACCTGCTGGCGCAGGACCTGGCCGGCGACCTGACGGTGGAGAAACTGGCCGACCACCTGTCGGCACTGGCGGACGTCATCGTCGCGGCCGTCGTGCGCACGGCCTGGTCCACCGTGGCCAAGCGGCACCGCGAGATACCGCGCTTTGCCGTGATCGCCTATGGCAAGCTGGGCGGCAAGGAACTGGGCTACGTGTCGGATCTCGACGTGATCTTCCTGTTCGACGACGACGACCAGGATGCGCCCGGCCTGTATGCCAAGCTGGCGCAGCGCTTCATCACGTGGATGACCTCGCACACGTCGGCCGGCATCCTGTTCGACATCGACACGGCGCTGCGCCCGGACGGCGCCAGCGGCATGCTGGTCTCGTCGGTGCAGGCGTTCGAACGCTATCAGCACAACTCGGCCTGGGTATGGGAGCACCAGGCGCTGACGCGCGCCCGATTCTGCGCCGGCGATGCCGCGATCGGCGCGCAATTCGAGCGCATCCGCTGCGAAGTGCTGCGCGCCCCGAGAGTCCGGGGTGACGAGCTCAAGCGCGAAGTGCTGGCGATGCGCGGCAAGATGCACGACGCCTATCCCAGCCGGGCCGAAACGTTCGACCTGAAACAGGACGAAGGCGGCATGATCGACATCGAGTTCATCGTCCAGTACCTCGTGCTGGAATATGCCGGGCGTTACCCGCAATTGACCGGCAATGTCGGCAACATCGCGCTGCTGCGCATCAGCGGCGAGCTGGGGCTGATCGACGCCGAACTGGCCGGCAAGGTCGGCGACGCCTACCGCGCCATGCGCAAGCTGCAGCACCAGCTGCGCTTGCAGGGCGAGCCGTCGCGCGTCGAACCGCGTCGCGTCGCCCAGCACGCATCCTCGGTGGTCACGTTGTGGCGGGCCATATTCGGTGCGGCATAG
- a CDS encoding YhdP family protein produces the protein MAPGPSPREAQEAEPPLVARWHRLQAAYRLCNRASHHLLGFTLKLALGLYFLFAIVFLVLRWAVLPQIDTYKGDIERLASRAVGNPVTIDRIYASWSGLRPNLFLGDVVLRDRDGRQALRLPSVSATLSWWSLAALDARFESIELIRPDLQVSRTADGRLFVAGILIDLNKKDDGRGSEWVLGQREIIIREGRLEWLDARRGTPPLVLQNMNLMLRNQWRRHQFAVHATATAGAHDTLDLRADFSHPAFTRRVSDVRQWQGTIYAAVGGNDLAAWQPYNPFGDGAPARLQSGRGSLRAWLDIDHSRLYGVTADVNLEDVRATLGRDLPALDVAALRGRIAFAEDKPPRNRRRDLAAVPFGALGHRASVTGFTLRTRDGIVLAPTTLAERYVPASGKEPARTEVTARSLDLGMVAALATRLPLAPAQRGLLGELAPRGRVLDLDARWQGPASAPRAWRVKADLADLGMNPLAARAATAGMGKLPALPGFDHLSGSIDAGAEGGSVRLDAPNLVLRMPAWLAEPAMAFQQLKLKASWIHEDTTTRIDVADFTFDQDGLTGWLKGRHVLDGSGPGSADFEGKLDGFVVNRIGRYLPLATPQHLHHWLTGALEAGTATDATLRLRGDLAHFPFAAGTPDEAKGEFRVAGRLVDAKLNYEPGVYGKDGKAPLWPQAEQIRGSFVFDRASMEIKADTAKTGNVNLHNVKAVIADLIHHDSVLEIDGSAFGAMQDYLRYVANSPVLEWIGHFTDQTTATGNAKLGLKLSLPLARLRESKVQGTLALQGNDVVLWHDMPPVLLATGKIEFNEHGVNLNGLNGTLLGGQLTVAGGTQRDGTIQVRIGGNVTADGVRRTWPTPVMQKLAERFSGGTRYHGVITAANHQYQVFVESALTGVALDFPAPLAKPAADALPLHFVLNGGAANEAGQAHDEIRITLGSAIEARYQRQRQDKGPWQLVRGGIGLNVPAPQPDSGMALHASVKSLNVDDWIGLVSTVTEAAGPKSADSVEEGPGLAQYVAADLLAARADELTIAGRKVNDVVVGLTHRNGAWQANVDSRQANGYVTWNESPTGRGLGKVTARLSSLLIPESAAGDVKDLLEKSASASAPAIPALDIVAERFELFNRQLGRMELQAYNALITSSREWRVSKLTLENPDGALHGTGRWVSRNGNHDSSLNFSLDIVDAGKLLDRFGFVDTLKNGKGKLSGDISWKGLPYALDIPTLSGKLVMSVEKGQFLKQDPGAAKLLGVLSLQTLPRLLKFDFHDVFAEGLAFDGISATAQIERGIAKTDNLKMHGVQATVLMSGSADIANESTNLHVVVIPQVNLGTAPLVYALAVNPVIGLGSYLAQLFLSAPVMKALTYQMQVTGPWKAPVITKLDAEPSVRQQ, from the coding sequence TTGGCGCCCGGGCCATCGCCGCGGGAGGCGCAGGAGGCCGAGCCGCCGCTGGTGGCGCGCTGGCACCGGCTGCAGGCCGCCTACCGCCTGTGCAACCGCGCCAGCCACCATCTGCTGGGCTTCACCTTGAAGCTGGCGCTGGGCCTGTACTTCCTGTTCGCCATCGTGTTCCTCGTGCTGCGCTGGGCCGTGCTGCCGCAGATCGACACCTACAAGGGCGATATCGAGCGCCTGGCCAGCCGCGCCGTCGGCAATCCCGTCACGATCGACCGCATCTACGCTTCCTGGTCCGGACTGCGTCCGAACCTGTTCCTGGGCGACGTGGTGCTGCGCGATCGCGACGGCCGCCAGGCCCTGCGCCTGCCCAGCGTGTCCGCCACCCTGTCATGGTGGAGCCTGGCCGCGCTCGATGCGCGCTTCGAGTCCATCGAGCTGATCCGCCCCGACCTGCAGGTCTCGCGCACCGCCGACGGCCGCCTGTTCGTGGCCGGCATCCTCATCGACCTGAACAAGAAAGACGACGGCCGCGGCTCGGAATGGGTGCTGGGCCAGCGCGAGATCATCATCCGCGAGGGCCGGCTGGAATGGCTGGACGCCCGGCGCGGCACGCCGCCGCTGGTGCTGCAGAACATGAACCTGATGCTGCGTAACCAGTGGCGCCGCCACCAGTTCGCCGTCCACGCGACCGCCACGGCGGGCGCGCACGACACGCTGGACCTGCGCGCCGACTTCAGCCATCCCGCCTTCACCCGGCGCGTGTCGGACGTGCGCCAGTGGCAGGGCACGATCTACGCCGCCGTCGGCGGCAACGACCTGGCCGCCTGGCAACCCTACAACCCGTTCGGCGACGGCGCACCGGCCCGCCTGCAATCGGGCCGCGGCAGCCTGCGCGCGTGGCTCGACATCGACCACAGCCGCCTGTACGGCGTCACGGCGGACGTCAACCTGGAGGACGTGCGCGCCACGCTGGGCCGCGACCTGCCGGCGCTGGACGTGGCGGCCCTGCGCGGCCGCATCGCCTTTGCCGAGGACAAGCCGCCGCGCAACCGCCGCCGCGACCTGGCCGCGGTGCCGTTCGGCGCGCTGGGCCACCGCGCCAGCGTCACCGGTTTCACCTTGCGCACGCGCGACGGCATCGTGCTGGCACCGACCACGCTGGCCGAGCGCTACGTGCCCGCATCCGGCAAGGAGCCGGCCCGCACCGAGGTGACGGCCCGCTCGCTGGACCTGGGCATGGTGGCCGCGCTGGCGACCCGGCTGCCGCTGGCGCCGGCCCAGCGCGGCTTGCTGGGCGAGCTGGCGCCGCGCGGCCGCGTGCTGGACCTGGACGCACGCTGGCAGGGGCCCGCCAGCGCGCCGCGGGCCTGGCGCGTCAAGGCCGACCTGGCCGACCTGGGCATGAATCCGCTGGCCGCACGCGCCGCCACGGCCGGCATGGGCAAGCTGCCGGCGCTGCCCGGTTTCGATCACCTGTCCGGCAGCATCGATGCCGGCGCAGAGGGCGGCAGCGTACGGCTGGACGCGCCCAACCTGGTGCTGCGCATGCCGGCCTGGCTGGCCGAGCCGGCCATGGCCTTCCAGCAGCTCAAGCTGAAGGCCAGCTGGATCCATGAGGACACGACCACCCGCATCGACGTGGCCGATTTCACGTTCGACCAGGACGGCCTGACGGGCTGGCTCAAGGGCCGCCACGTGCTGGATGGCAGCGGCCCCGGCAGCGCCGACTTCGAAGGCAAGCTGGACGGCTTCGTCGTCAACCGCATCGGCCGCTACCTGCCGCTGGCCACGCCGCAGCACCTGCACCACTGGCTGACGGGCGCACTGGAAGCCGGCACCGCCACCGACGCCACCCTGCGCCTGCGCGGCGACCTGGCCCATTTCCCGTTCGCCGCCGGCACGCCGGACGAGGCCAAGGGCGAGTTCCGTGTCGCCGGCCGGCTCGTCGATGCCAAGCTCAATTATGAACCGGGCGTATACGGCAAGGATGGCAAGGCGCCGCTGTGGCCGCAGGCCGAGCAGATTCGCGGCAGCTTCGTGTTCGACCGTGCCAGCATGGAAATCAAGGCGGACACGGCCAAGACGGGCAACGTCAATCTGCACAATGTGAAAGCCGTCATCGCCGACCTGATCCACCACGACAGCGTCCTGGAAATCGACGGCAGTGCGTTTGGGGCCATGCAGGACTACCTGCGCTACGTGGCCAACAGCCCCGTATTGGAATGGATCGGCCATTTCACCGACCAGACCACCGCCACCGGCAACGCCAAACTGGGCCTGAAGCTGAGCCTGCCGCTGGCGCGCCTGCGCGAAAGCAAGGTTCAAGGCACCCTGGCCCTGCAGGGCAATGACGTGGTGCTGTGGCACGACATGCCGCCCGTGCTGCTGGCCACGGGCAAGATCGAATTCAACGAGCACGGCGTCAACCTGAACGGCCTGAACGGCACCCTGCTGGGCGGCCAGCTGACGGTGGCCGGCGGCACCCAGCGCGACGGCACGATCCAGGTACGCATCGGCGGCAACGTCACGGCCGACGGCGTGCGCCGCACCTGGCCGACGCCGGTGATGCAGAAACTGGCCGAGCGCTTCAGCGGCGGCACCCGCTACCACGGCGTCATCACGGCCGCCAACCACCAATACCAGGTCTTTGTCGAGTCCGCGCTGACCGGTGTGGCGCTGGACTTCCCGGCGCCGCTGGCCAAGCCCGCGGCGGACGCGCTGCCGCTGCATTTCGTGCTGAACGGCGGCGCCGCCAACGAGGCCGGCCAGGCGCATGACGAGATCAGGATTACCCTCGGCAGCGCGATCGAGGCGCGCTACCAGCGCCAGCGCCAGGACAAGGGGCCGTGGCAATTAGTGCGCGGCGGCATCGGCCTGAACGTGCCGGCGCCGCAGCCGGACAGCGGCATGGCGCTGCACGCCAGCGTCAAATCGCTCAACGTGGACGACTGGATCGGCCTGGTGAGCACGGTGACGGAAGCGGCCGGGCCGAAGAGTGCCGACAGCGTGGAGGAAGGGCCGGGCCTGGCCCAGTACGTCGCGGCCGACCTGCTGGCCGCGCGCGCGGACGAGCTGACGATCGCCGGGCGCAAGGTCAACGACGTCGTCGTCGGCCTGACCCACCGCAATGGCGCCTGGCAGGCCAACGTCGATTCGCGCCAGGCCAATGGCTATGTCACGTGGAACGAGTCGCCCACCGGGCGCGGCCTGGGCAAGGTGACGGCGCGGCTGTCCAGCCTCCTGATTCCGGAATCGGCAGCCGGCGACGTCAAGGACCTGCTGGAGAAATCCGCCTCGGCCAGCGCGCCGGCCATTCCCGCGCTGGACATCGTGGCCGAGCGCTTCGAGCTGTTCAACCGCCAGCTGGGCCGGATGGAACTGCAGGCCTACAACGCGCTGATCACGTCCTCGCGCGAATGGCGCGTCTCCAAGCTGACGCTGGAGAACCCGGACGGCGCCCTGCACGGCACGGGCCGCTGGGTCAGCCGCAACGGCAATCACGATTCGTCCCTGAACTTCAGCCTCGACATCGTCGACGCCGGCAAGCTGCTGGACCGTTTCGGCTTCGTCGACACGCTGAAAAACGGCAAGGGCAAGCTGTCCGGCGACATCTCGTGGAAGGGCTTGCCGTATGCGCTGGACATCCCCACGTTGTCAGGCAAGCTCGTCATGAGCGTCGAGAAGGGCCAGTTCCTGAAGCAGGACCCGGGCGCGGCCAAGCTCCTGGGTGTGCTCAGCCTGCAGACCTTGCCGCGCCTGCTGAAATTCGACTTCCACGACGTGTTTGCCGAAGGGCTGGCGTTCGACGGCATCAGCGCCACGGCCCAGATCGAGCGCGGCATCGCGAAAACGGATAACCTGAAGATGCATGGGGTGCAGGCGACCGTGCTGATGTCCGGCAGCGCCGACATCGCCAACGAATCGACCAACCTGCATGTCGTCGTGATCCCGCAGGTGAACCTGGGCACGGCGCCGCTGGTGTATGCGCTGGCCGTCAACCCGGTGATCGGGCTGGGCAGCTACCTGGCCCAGCTGTTCCTGTCGGCGCCCGTGATGAAGGCGCTGACGTACCAGATGCAGGTGACGGGGCCGTGGAAGGCGCCCGTCATTACCAAGCTCGACGCCGAGCCGTCCGTTCGACAACAATAA
- a CDS encoding carbon-nitrogen hydrolase family protein: protein MTIVAAVQMVSTPVVEENLATAARLVAEAAARGAKLVLLPEYWPIMGMSDSDKVGKAEPLGTGLIQTAMAMMAREHGIWLLGGTLPLASDDPEKVINTTLVYDPEGRHVGRYDKIHLFGFTKGSESYNESRTIVPGRSVGTVETTVGKVGMSVCYDLRFPELYRAMGPVNLIVVPAAFTYTTGRAHWEILLRARAIENQCYVLAAAQGGEHVNGRRTWGHSMLVDPWGEVKAVLAEGEGVIHGELDLAYLDGVRESLPALKHRTM from the coding sequence ATGACGATCGTTGCCGCCGTACAAATGGTCTCCACCCCGGTCGTGGAGGAAAACCTGGCCACGGCCGCCCGCCTCGTGGCCGAAGCCGCCGCCCGGGGCGCCAAGCTGGTGTTGCTGCCCGAGTACTGGCCCATCATGGGCATGAGCGATAGCGACAAGGTCGGCAAGGCCGAACCGCTGGGTACCGGCCTGATCCAGACCGCAATGGCGATGATGGCGCGCGAGCACGGCATCTGGCTGCTGGGCGGCACCTTGCCGCTGGCCAGCGACGACCCGGAAAAAGTCATCAATACCACGCTGGTGTACGACCCGGAAGGCCGCCACGTGGGCCGCTACGACAAGATCCACCTGTTCGGCTTCACCAAGGGCAGCGAGTCGTACAACGAATCGCGCACCATCGTGCCGGGCCGCAGCGTCGGCACGGTCGAGACGACGGTGGGCAAGGTCGGCATGTCGGTCTGTTACGACCTGCGCTTCCCCGAGCTGTACCGGGCCATGGGGCCGGTCAACCTGATCGTGGTGCCGGCCGCGTTCACCTACACGACCGGGCGCGCGCACTGGGAGATCCTGCTGCGCGCGCGCGCCATCGAGAACCAGTGCTACGTGCTGGCGGCGGCGCAGGGCGGCGAGCATGTCAACGGCCGGCGCACCTGGGGCCACAGCATGCTGGTCGACCCGTGGGGCGAGGTGAAGGCGGTGCTGGCGGAAGGCGAGGGCGTCATCCATGGCGAGCTCGACCTGGCCTACCTGGACGGCGTGCGCGAGAGCCTGCCGGCGCTGAAGCACCGGACGATGTAA
- the tldD gene encoding metalloprotease TldD: MKPFEPNLSSLALARDVLLTPFGLDEGKLIKTLGTMFTHKVDYADLYFQFTKNEGWSLEEGIVKTGSFSIDQGVGVRAVSGEKTAFSYSDEISEAALLDAAAATRTIARAGAGKIKVAGSMTPVGGRSLYLPHDPLNSLDAAAKVKLLERVEKIARAKDPRVVQVMAGLAGEYDVVLVVRSDGVLAADIRPLVRVSVTVIVEQNGRREMGSSGGGGRYDYNYFTDELLQQYAEDAVKGALVNLDSRPAPAGPMTVVLGPGWPGILLHEAIGHGLEGDFNRKGSSTFSGRIGERVAAKGVTVVDDGTLADRRGSLNIDDEGNPTQCTTLIEDGILRGYIQDTMNARLMKMPVTGNARRESFAHLPMPRMTNTYMLAGDKDPEEILKSVKNGLYAVNFGGGQVDITNGKFVFSASEAYMIEDGKVTYPVKGATLIGNGPDVLNRVSMIGNDMKLDPGVGVCGKEGQSVPVGVGQPTLRIDGVTVGGTA, encoded by the coding sequence ATGAAACCATTCGAACCGAACCTGTCTTCGCTGGCGCTGGCCCGCGACGTGCTGCTGACCCCGTTCGGGCTGGACGAGGGCAAGCTGATCAAGACGCTGGGCACGATGTTCACCCACAAGGTCGATTATGCCGACCTGTATTTCCAGTTCACCAAGAACGAGGGCTGGAGCCTGGAAGAGGGCATCGTCAAGACGGGCAGCTTCTCGATCGACCAAGGCGTCGGCGTGCGCGCCGTGTCCGGCGAGAAGACGGCGTTCTCGTACTCGGACGAGATTTCGGAAGCGGCGCTGCTGGATGCGGCGGCGGCCACGCGCACCATTGCGCGCGCCGGCGCCGGCAAGATCAAGGTGGCCGGCAGCATGACGCCGGTCGGCGGCCGTTCGCTGTACCTGCCGCATGACCCGCTCAATTCGCTGGACGCGGCGGCCAAGGTCAAGCTGCTCGAGCGCGTGGAAAAGATCGCCCGCGCCAAGGACCCGCGCGTGGTGCAGGTGATGGCGGGCCTGGCCGGCGAATACGACGTGGTGCTGGTGGTGCGCAGCGACGGCGTGCTGGCGGCGGACATCCGCCCGCTGGTGCGCGTGTCGGTGACCGTCATCGTCGAGCAGAACGGCCGGCGCGAGATGGGCTCCTCCGGCGGCGGCGGGCGCTACGACTACAACTACTTTACCGACGAGCTGCTGCAGCAGTACGCCGAAGACGCCGTCAAGGGCGCGCTGGTCAACCTGGATTCGCGTCCGGCCCCGGCCGGCCCGATGACGGTCGTGCTGGGCCCGGGCTGGCCCGGCATCCTGCTGCACGAGGCGATCGGCCACGGCCTGGAAGGCGACTTCAACCGCAAGGGCTCGTCCACGTTCTCCGGCCGCATCGGCGAGCGCGTGGCCGCCAAGGGTGTCACGGTGGTCGACGACGGCACGCTGGCGGACCGCCGCGGCTCGCTCAACATCGACGACGAAGGCAACCCGACCCAGTGCACGACCTTGATCGAGGACGGCATCCTGCGCGGTTACATCCAGGACACGATGAACGCGCGCCTGATGAAGATGCCGGTGACGGGCAACGCCCGCCGCGAATCGTTCGCGCACCTGCCGATGCCGCGCATGACGAACACCTACATGCTGGCCGGCGACAAGGACCCGGAAGAAATCCTCAAGTCCGTCAAGAACGGCCTGTACGCGGTCAACTTCGGCGGCGGCCAGGTCGACATCACGAACGGCAAGTTCGTGTTCTCGGCCAGCGAGGCCTACATGATCGAAGACGGCAAGGTGACGTACCCGGTCAAGGGGGCGACCCTGATCGGCAACGGCCCGGACGTGCTGAACCGCGTCTCGATGATCGGCAACGACATGAAGCTGGACCCGGGCGTGGGCGTGTGCGGCAAGGAAGGCCAGAGCGTGCCGGTCGGCGTGGGCCAGCCGACCCTGCGCATCGACGGCGTGACCGTCGGCGGCACCGCGTAA